DNA sequence from the Stegostoma tigrinum isolate sSteTig4 chromosome 29, sSteTig4.hap1, whole genome shotgun sequence genome:
gatgttccaactcctgtactgaatgttatgaccaacgaaggcaagcgtaccaaacacctgcTTCACTACTCTGTCTGCCTGCAAATCCATTTTCAAGAAACTGAGCACAgcacccttaggtctcttttttTCGACAGCACTCCTCAGGagcttatcattaagtgtataagtcctgctctggtttgccttatcaaaatgcaacacctcacatatatctaaattaaactccatctaccactcctcagcccattggcccaactgatcaaggtcccgttgtactccgATATAATCTACTTCACTAATTGGTCCCGAGAATttggggggtagggggtggggtgcTTACATTCTCATGATgcttttctgcaccatctctaatcCTTCCTGAAGTGGATCTCCAGACATGGACATAATCATCCCACTGCAGGCAGCGTTCTATCACCTCCTTGAAATGTCAGAGAGGAAATCGCAAGGAGATGGTAAAGATTTGAGCAGTTTAACAGGCAGAGAGCTCACAGGAGATATGGAGGAGCCAATCTGTCAGAAGGTACACCATATGGAGGTAAGACAGCcagatggagagaaaaatgaTTGACAGGTGTTGGTCAGTCTGGAGAGAGAGCTGGATGTGGTCCACCATGTGACTAGCTCTGTGTCAACTGGTGATACTTTGGGAGGTGGCTTGGGCTTCGGGATCAggattataattttaaaatgtactaGTTGTACAAGAGTAGCAATATTTACAAACAGCGAGGGGAATGCAAACAGCTTCAGGAGGACACAGGTTCATGAAGCAAATAGACTAAATTAGATTGAGATTAAGTGagaaatttaaaacattaaaaaaagggaacaggagCCACACCTCAATTGCAAGAACTTCCCACCAAAGCCAGTCCCAGGGCCTCAAACACAGAGCACTTCCTCCATTTGCAGTTGCATAAACATTAGCTTAAAACGcagaatcaaaaaaaaattgaaacagtgACCATGCTATAGGCCACAATTGGCATTCTTTTGGGCAGCTCCAGTCATCCTGAAATATGCAGATCATAGCAACATTTAGATTCACCAGGGAGATGCCAGGCATGGACAAAGCTTAACAAAGCCCAAACAAGAGTTGTAAAATTCTCAACACTCTTTCAAAGTGAAATGGGGAAAAGACTATCAGACAATTTGTGATGGAGGCCACTGGGATTGATAAAGGGCTATGTGGAGAGAGcaggacagtgggattagtttaggaaTTGATACAGggcaatagggagagaggggagcaatgggattactttgggattgatacagagctCTGGGAAGTGAGTGGAGCAGTGGGATTAATTTTCCTCTGTCAAATAGGAAGTCGATACATTGGCCAAATAGCCTTTCAGTGCTATCAACTGACTGCTTAGTTTGGTAGCTACAACACACAGGATCAGACAGCAGGCAGGACTGTCCTTGCGAATAATGATTAGGAGGGAATAAACCTGAACAAATCTGTAAATTATGTTACAATCTCTGCATTGACCAGGCCAGTCGGCTGTCTCTATCCTTGCTGCTATCTATCCTATTAACCTGGCCACTGACCCTATCCCTCTGTTTATATCCTAATTGAATATTCCTGGTGATTTCTTGCCCATTTgatactcactctctcactcacctgcttCCAGATGCTTCTGCTCTTCCAATCCAAGGCACTCGATGGCGCTCTGTGGTCCTGTGTTGGTTCCTCTCTGTTCCATCGTTGGCTCCCTCTCGGCCAGAGTGGTTTTGCACTGGCCAGGCTCCAGTGAGACATGATCTGGCTCTGTCCAGTTATTGGGAATGTTTGCCGGTCTCGCCCTCAGCGGTGATTTTGGTCGAACCCCAGGAGCTCGGTATTTGTCTGACATCAGGTGGTGACGTTCAGTCGCTGGGCAGATCTGACGCGGGACCTTTAGCGTTCTTAAGCTGGCCAGGTTCTCATTGCTCCTCCGAGAGCCATCCTTAGTCCTCTTCCATACTGTAACACAAGCAGCAGTGAGGGGCTTAAATTAGGCACCACTGAAATCAGCAAATAACACTGGGTCCAGCGAAACAGGAACAACTCAACATCCTCATGCAAACCACAAACTTCAGGTTAGACAGCATCAGAACGAGCAATATCCCATACACTCCCAAGCAGtgacagcatggggttaggtacagaCTAACGCCCTGCCCCCTACTCTTTTAAACTAGAAATAAACTAAAAGTAATGATCCTCCACTCTTTCGAACTAAAAGTAAAACATAAGGTAACACTAGCTCCACCCAGTGcctgtcaaacactcccaggacagggtctGACACACAGTAAAGCTCCATTGCAGTTTTTAAACTGCAAGCATTGCTCTCTCTAGtgttttaaactgaaattaaacCTCTCTCaatactgtccccatcaaacgcTCACAGcatagggacagcacagggttgaCTACAGAATCTTACTGCggttttaaactgaaagtaaagcctcctctacactgtccccatcaaacactcccaggacagggtcaGCATGGGGTCAAGTACAGAGTAAAGatccctctactcttttaaagtgaaagcaaAACTTACTCAACACTGTCTCTATTAAAtgctcccaggacaggtacagcatagAGGTGGATACACAGTCAGCTCTCACGTCGGGCAGTCACAGAGGAAGAAGTGAGACAACACTTCCTAATTCAGGCAAAGACACACTCAATCTGTCAAAAGTGATTATCAAGGAATTTTACTTTCTGCCTTCCCATCTCCAGGTTTAAGGTCATGagcagcatagataaggtgaacggccaagatcttttctccagggtgggtaagttcaaaactagggggcacttttttttttaaaaggtgagaggagaacaatttcaaaaggacacaagtcctacagcacagagacaggccctatggcccatattggtccatgccgaccaaaatgtccatccacgctaaccccatttccctgcacttgtcccatatccttctaaacctttccaatccatgtgtttgtccaaatgtcttttaaattttgttaacgtacctgcctcaaccacttccactggcagctcattccatatgtgtaccaccctcagtgtaaaaaagttgcccctcaggttcctgtgtattctttcccctcttatgtTAAACTGATGCCTTCTGGCCCTTGGTTCCCCAATGCAGGGAAAACCCCAGAGTacattcaccctattcatgcctcttatgatcttatacacttctataagacccatcccctccaagtcagtctcctatgctctaaagaaaaatgtcctagcttgtccaacctctccttataactcagaccctTTAGACCTAGTAACAtccttgtcattttttttctgcactctttccagtttaataacatccttcctacagtaaggcagccaaaactgaacacaacacaccaagtgcggcctcaccaacacactgtacaactgcaacataacttcccaacatcTATACTCACTGCCTGACTGACGAAGGCCTTTGAGCCAAAAGCCTTCTGccctgccctgtctacctgtgactccactgtcagagaaccgtgcacctgaactccaaggtacCGCTGTTCCACTGCactcaaggccctaccattcaccatgaaactcctaccctgattagactttccaaaatgctacacttcacacttttctacattaaacaccattttccatttctcggccccagctgatcaagatcctgctgcaatttctgataaccttcacTATCCACAATCCTGctactttagtatcatctgcaactttttttttaagacaCAGAGAATCGTTTGTGTGAGGAATTAGTGATCCAACAGCCACAAAGACCAGTGCTTGGTTACATATTCACAACCTGGGTTCAATAAGGAGACCTAGGTTCATGTACCAGCTGATCAACAACATCTCAGGATAATTAGAAAAGATGTCAACAGGAACACTAATTGTAATTGTATCCCCTAACTTGCAATGATAGTACAGAGAAAATTTCTCTGTGCACTGTcctcaaacactctcaggacagggacagcaaggAGTTAATACAGGGTAAAGCTTTTTCTACACTGTTCCCCGTCAAATactctcaggacagggacagcgaGGGGTCAGATAGAGGGTAAAGCCTTCCTCGTTTCTTTTAAACGGAATGCGCTTGACTCGTTTTATACTCTCTTGATCAAACCGTCCCAGATTATGGACAGCACCAGGTTAGACACAGAGCAAAGCTCCTTACACTCTTTTCAACTAACAGTAATAACCCCTCCACACTATCCTCATCAACTAGACCCAGTACAGATAGATCAAGGGGCTAGCTACAGAGTagagctccctctacactgtccctgaACGTTCCCAGCGcagtcagatacagagtaaagtccCCACCCACATCAAACAGTGCTGTTCCAGCGATACTCCAGACATACCCGAGTTGCTGCTCTCTTGTGCCTGCCTATTCCCGGGGCTGAGCAGGGAGGATTGGAGCCCCTGCACGAACCTTTCGAAGGTCAGGTACCCAGAGGCTGGTGCCACTCTGCGCAGGCACTGCAGTACCCCCGGGGGCAGTGCCCGGCCGGGGGAGCCCTGGCTCCAGCGGGACTCGATCTCCAAGATGTGAACCGAGCCCCTTCGCCCATCGTCCAGGATATCGAACAGAGTCCGGAGACTGTGCAGGAAGCCCCGGGGCAGCTCCTGGAATGATGGCCCggtctccagctccacactgcccgAGACAGTCGACTGCATGCGTCCGAGGCCGGACCTACCTGCACCCACCCTCGTCTCAGTCACACTCTGGTCATTTCCTCCCCATGCAGATCACCCTCTGGTCACACACTCACTTCCACCCCCTCCAACCTGTCCTGCGCTCTCCCCCTCCGTCCCCTGTTGTGTCACACCCTCCTGCACTGCACCCTGtcctgggctcggtctctccctctctcaaactTGTCTCTGTTTCCGGTTAATTTCACTTTGTAACAAAAACCTTTACCGCCTCAGCCGCCTCCTCGGTGATTGGCTGCCGGGGTAAAGTTTGCATTGTGATTGGTGGAACCTGAAATCAAAAAATCGACAGTGTTTCAGCCCGAGAcagaaaggagagagggagagggagagacaaaagaagataggtagagaggacagtataggtggggaggcagggaggggataggtcagtccagggaagacggacaggtcaaggaggtgggataaggttagtaggtaggaaatggaggtgtgacttgaggtgggaggaagggatgggtgagaggaagaacaggttagggagacggagacaggctggactggttttgggatgcagtgtggggaggggacgagctgggctggttgtgtgatgcaatggggggaggggatgaactgggcttcttttctctccatcttcggtccgcctccccctctctccctatttattccagaaccctctccccatccccctctctgatgaagggtctaggcctgaaacgtcagcttttgtgctcctgagatgctgcttggcctgttgtgttcatccagcttcacacacagtATGGAATAGTGTCAGTTTATCAGCAACGCTCCACCACAACCCCGTACGTGAATAGctcagtcacagtcacagtcctGCTAGCTCAGTCGTTCGATCAGTTATCACTGAACCTGATAGAACAGAAGATCAGTGCTTTGTACTTCCAAACTATGCTTTATTCACGGAGAACAGGGCCAGGTGGAGCTTATTGGAAGCACACACTGACTGTAGTGTggggggtagtaggaactgcagatgctggagaatccgagataacaaggtgtagagctggatgaacacagcagtccaagcagcaacagaggagcagaaaggctgacatttcgggtccagacctttcttcagaaaaaaaaattcttttctcTGAAAGTTTctgtcttcagaaaaaaaaaatcttttttctaAAGACAGAAACTTTCAGAGACTtgccccttcttcaggtgttagacTAATGCCCTTAGAAAGAGCaaggcttcaaaagcttgtgttttcaaataaacctgttggactataaattggtgttatgtgatttctgaccgaTGTACAAATTGCTACATTTCCTACTTGACAACACTTCTGAGGTAAAGTGCTTTAGAAGCAACATAAATGTCAGTTCCTCCCCTTTCTTTGTACCTCTATTTTTGGCACTTCCAGTGCATTGATCAGTTCAAAAGGTTCACCGTCTATAAGTTGACCCAAAggatgtgtttccatgctgtataaatcTATGACTTTGTGAGTGTAAGTTCTTGACTCAATTTGGACAGTGGCACACTATTACTGAGCCCTGGCAGACACCATACAGACAGCACTGTATATCCAACTGCCCCCAGTTCAAGTTTCTGAACTTGATTTTAATCACACTTCGAACTTAGCCAAGTTTGTATTATGTTATATAATATATTATTCAAAGGAGGAACCAAATTATGGTCCCTACACCCAATGCCTTTCCCTTTCCCTTTATTTGATCCCTGATCGCTTCCTGACCCAGCGCAGCTATCCCAAATCCTGGCACCAATGAGGCAGCACAACCTTCCTGTCTCTCATTCACTTCTTCAGAGAACGGCCTTTCCCCCGTTTCCTCACCTCAGCCCCGACAGCACAAGGCCGTGGTGAATTACTATTGACAAAACCTACTAATAGAGCAGCTCAGAGTAGCTGAAAGCAATTCTAATGAATGAAACAATGCAGGTTGTTCCTGAGTtcatgaaacattttaaaatgatatttgATGCTAAACACTTTTTAAATTGGTGTATCAACTCTCCAAGGGTGGAGGCCAAAAAGTACTACATTCGTTTCATTTAGCaaagtggttaactcttaactgccatttattgccctcctacaccatccatacaccagaaagcagttgagggtTAACCACTTTGctgaggtctggagtcacatgtaggctggaccaggtaaggacgacAGTTTAATTcgccaaaggacattagtgaaccagatgggctttcccccccacaattgacaatggattcatgatcatcattaaactcttaattccagatttttactgaattcaaacttcaccatctgctatggcaggatttgaacctgactgtcccagaacattacctggatctctggattagcaggtcagtgaaaataccactaggccatcacctcccccctttGATGTTGTATGGTTTGAATTAATAAGCTCCATCAAAATAATCTTGTATTCCAAATTTTACATTTTGCAAGAAAAGCCAAAGGCTTATGAACAGTGTATAAGTATTTCTTTATTACCATGACGGACAGGCCAGGCCTGGACAGTGATGCCCTAACCTggagaatgaataataaaaaggaATTGCTCATACCATCAAAAGGGATAATGTAATCGCAGACACATTATCAACAATGTAAAGAAAATCAGAGAAGACGGGCTTCAAGAAATTGTAGAAATCATGCAGAAAGGATGAATGAAGGTAAATTTATATAGATGTGATGATTACCTGGTGACGAAACACTTTTAAAAACGGCATATCATCTCTCCAAGGGTGGAGGCCAAAAAGAACTACATATGTTTCATTTAGCAATATAAATGGAAATATGGAGGCTTGGATTATTTTTAAGTACAATTCAAAGGAATGGTGAAACTCTGTGTGTTTTCTTTCACTGAAACTGATTTGTTACTTTTGTTGTACATGCCACCATCAGGTGTCTTTCGGAGAAAAAAAATAATGATTTAAATGAGTTTAAATTGCAACTTGACACAGAAATGAGAGGACAAAGAATGGTTGGGCCTCAGGCAGTCCAACCAATCAGCAAATGAAAttgctcactctccctccctttgTGGAAAAGTACCACTCAAAGATTTTGCAAAAAGATAAAGAATTTCTAACTCAATCCAAGGTCTAGGTTCAACTGATGGCCACTTAATCGAGGATCATGACTATCACATTTTAATAGTGATATAATTGCTGACCAGCCCTCAAAACAAAAATGTGAGAAAATTCACTTCATTCCACTCCTTTTGGTTTGGACTTTGAATCAAAAGAATTTAAGTCTTTTTGCCGACAGATATTACTAAAAAGAGAACTGGTGTGCATTTCCCTTGTCTGCCCTATGTGTGAATGAATGTGAGAGAGTTTGGATTCAAAGAAGAGATAATTAAAGTTTGCCTATAGTTATTAATAATCAATTTTTGTTACACTGTAGAGGATATGTTTTGCTGGAATAAAcacatttttgtttgtttataaATGGACATATTTTATTGTAGATAGTAATCACTATCAGGTCATCCTAGAGACTAAACTAATATTTTTTCACATTTATCAAGACACATGAGATAGTGGGGCTCAATTTCCACCACACTATTTCCACCAGGGTCACGACATAGGacaaatgctagaatctattaagGAGATTATAGCAGGGCACTTAGAAAACCTTAATGCAATTAGGCAGAGAGATAATCTAGCTTTATTTAAGGGGaattgtgtttgactaatttTTTAGTgctctttgaggatgtaactagcaaCATTGCATAAAGGGGAACCTGTTGAAGTgatctacttggatttccagaagacatttgacaaggtgccacatcaaaagcACCACATTAGGTTAGAACTTCTAGTGTAAGGGATGACATATCAGCATGAAAGGAGGATTAGTTAGACAGCAGAAAACAGACAGTCAGCATAAACAGGTTATTTTTGGGGTGGCatgatgtaactagtagagtgtcACAGGTATCAGACTGTGGCACTATACTATTTCCTAGTTATCTCAATGGCTTGGCTGTAGGGACagaatatttgctgatgacagggTGAAGGTATAAGTTGTAAAGGGGGGACGTAATTATTCTGGAAAGGGATTTAAAcaacaaaagtgctggagaaacttagccgGCAATAGCAGAGGGCAGAATCTCTCGATGTGGAGGTGAAATTTGGGGCAGAATGGCAAAGGAAGTCCAGCGAGGTATGTTTCAACAATGAGAGCAACTTGTTGCATCTTTAATGCATTTACTGAACAAGATGAGTATCTTAATCGGCAGCAGTAAATTACCAGTTAAAGGGTTAAATGCCTTAATAATGCCTCACTAATATTCAGCCtgcttagaaaaaaaaattcaggttgTTAACTTACCAAATGTAGTCAACAAGCTCCATGTTTGAGAATTTTTAACATGGAAGTCACAGCAGTTTCCTGGTAATTTCAGCTTTGTCTCTTGCTCCTAAAGACCTTTATGTTTAACACCAACATCTTGGGGACAGATGCACTcctcatccatggacattggcaacCAACGTGTGCCAGCCTTAAGAACCCTGTCGCTAATCTGTAATCCACTAACAGGATGCATCTGCACTTCAATGGTGCTGTCGGGACACTGTGCACTCAGAGACACCCACCAGGTCATGCAATCGATCAGGGTGTATCTCCCTCTTGTTCACTCACTGTCATGGAGCTTACTCAGTCTGAGTCTTGCTCATGGCATCCATGCCCTGAATTGCTTTGCAGTGCTGCAACTTGCCCCTTAGGCCAGGGACATCAAGCTCCCATTAGTTTTGCCTTGCTGTGCCATTGAACACAGACACAAAGGAGCAAAGCTTGTCAGCAACCCTCAGTCAACTCCAAGCCTTCACTTCAGGAGTCCTGGCACAGCAAGTCAAAGGCAGCTTTTGATAtaagtccaggggcttggacacagtcagtcagtcacttgGGGGACAGTGATGATCCTCTCTTCATAAGggcttgaggagctgaaacaaagatagaaattgctggaaaagctcagcaggtctggcagcatgtgtgtggagagaattcagagttaatgtttcggatcgagtgacccttcctcagaactggggaggagctgaatgtcaggcaCCCATCTTAGCTCCTTCTGCCTTATTGGGAAATGTGTTCTTTTCAGAATGAGAACAAGGCAGATATTAAGGGGGAATGAAAGTGGTGACAGCTGTTGGTGCAGATGGTTCCCTGAGTGGGCAACCCAGGGGGTATTGCAGGGTTAAGTGGTGTTGAGAGTTGGGGTGGGTAATAGCCAGTGAGAATGATAGAGCATTTCCCCTTCTTATCGATGCCACTACCAAGGTTTCTgctatctccctatttatatccCTCATAATGTTGTACACCGCAGTCAGGTTCCCCTTCAGCCTTCTCAGCTCGAAGGAAACAACCCAAGTCTCTCTTCATTGTTGAATCACTCCAGCAGAGGTATccccctggtgaatctcctctgcaccctctccagtgcaatcacatccttcttataatgtcgCAACCAGGATTGCACTCAGTACTGTAGGTttaatgggcttcagattggtatgacaggtcggcacaacatcgagggccaaagggcctgtactgtgctgtaatgttctatgtactccaGCCTGCGGCTTAACATTTTATATACAGCTCCATCACAACCTTCTTTCTCTTGTGTTCAATGTCTTGTCTAATAAAGGTAAAGTGACCG
Encoded proteins:
- the sapcd2 gene encoding suppressor APC domain-containing protein 2 isoform X2, with the translated sequence MQSTVSGSVELETGPSFQELPRGFLHSLRTLFDILDDGRRGSVHILEIESRWSQGSPGRALPPGVLQCLRRVAPASGYLTFERFVQGLQSSLLSPGNRQAQESSNSVWKRTKDGSRRSNENLASLRTLKVPRQICPATERHHLMSDKYRAPGVRPKSPLRARPANIPNNWTEPDHVSLEPGQCKTTLAEREPTMEQRGTNTGPQSAIECLGLEEQKHLEAEGRHMARCQSEASCGRMASGLKRRQELGELRRHTITSGIDYDRLKWMKELEQEKDALLQGLEVIDCARGWYIQQFQAIQERQKNLSKSPSGNANAAEGHSVRMDLLLSKLQAVRHCLVDLTSCSAKLMSRSCNMVNGCEFPAPCNIPVPGSNLQMVTMLKEQNRLLTQIPIKQTTTGGQYSLTHWPHCPTSRTYQN
- the sapcd2 gene encoding suppressor APC domain-containing protein 2 isoform X1 translates to MQSTVSGSVELETGPSFQELPRGFLHSLRTLFDILDDGRRGSVHILEIESRWSQGSPGRALPPGVLQCLRRVAPASGYLTFERFVQGLQSSLLSPGNRQAQESSNSVWKRTKDGSRRSNENLASLRTLKVPRQICPATERHHLMSDKYRAPGVRPKSPLRARPANIPNNWTEPDHVSLEPGQCKTTLAEREPTMEQRGTNTGPQSAIECLGLEEQKHLEAEGRHMARCQSEASCGRMASGLKRRQELGELRRHTITSGIDYDRLKWMKELEQEKDALLQGLEVIDCARGWYIQQFQAIQERQKNLSKSPSGNANAAEGHSVRMDLLLSKLQAVRHCLVDLTSCSAKLMSRSCNMVNGCEFPAPCNIPVPGSNLQMVTMLKEQNRLLTQEVSEKSDRITQLEQEKVALIKQLFTARSHSHHDNSQLDSTFI